One part of the Niveispirillum cyanobacteriorum genome encodes these proteins:
- the rfbD gene encoding dTDP-4-dehydrorhamnose reductase, with protein sequence MHILVFGRGGQLALAMQDQGTKTGHRVTCLGRESLSIADEAAVAGAIAAHKPDLIVNAAAYTAVDKAESEPDQAFAVNRDGTRHIAAAARQADIPFIHVSTDYVFEGGGDRPWREDDATGPLGVYGASKLAGELSIAELGKARNATLRTSWVFSPYGANFVRTMLRLGADRPELRVVADQRGRPTAAHDIADAILLMAPFVADGSAHGIYHFGGAEPTNWHAFAEAVFASAARHGRPIPVVKPISTAEYPTPAKRPANSVLDCSRYLALPGAHLPDWRVGLDRAVDALVAAG encoded by the coding sequence ATGCATATTTTGGTGTTTGGCCGGGGTGGGCAGCTGGCGCTTGCCATGCAGGATCAGGGCACGAAGACGGGTCATCGGGTGACCTGCCTGGGCCGGGAAAGCCTGTCCATTGCCGATGAGGCCGCGGTTGCCGGTGCCATCGCGGCGCACAAGCCGGACCTGATCGTCAATGCCGCCGCCTATACCGCCGTGGACAAGGCGGAAAGCGAGCCGGATCAAGCCTTTGCGGTTAATCGTGACGGTACCCGCCATATCGCGGCGGCGGCAAGACAGGCCGACATTCCCTTCATCCATGTCTCCACCGACTATGTTTTTGAAGGCGGCGGCGACCGGCCCTGGCGGGAGGATGACGCCACCGGACCGTTGGGAGTGTATGGAGCCTCCAAGCTGGCTGGCGAACTTTCGATTGCAGAACTGGGTAAGGCACGCAATGCCACATTGCGGACAAGCTGGGTTTTCAGCCCCTACGGCGCCAATTTCGTGCGGACCATGCTGCGCCTGGGCGCCGACCGGCCAGAATTGCGGGTGGTGGCGGATCAGCGGGGGCGGCCCACGGCGGCCCATGATATCGCCGATGCCATCCTGTTGATGGCGCCGTTCGTGGCCGATGGCAGCGCCCATGGCATCTATCATTTCGGGGGTGCGGAACCCACGAACTGGCATGCTTTTGCCGAGGCCGTGTTTGCCAGTGCCGCCCGCCATGGCCGGCCCATACCGGTGGTGAAACCCATTTCGACAGCGGAATATCCCACACCGGCCAAGCGCCCGGCTAATTCCGTGCTGGATTGCAGCCGCTATCTGGCACTGCCAGGCGCGCATCTGCCGGACTGGCGGGTTGGGCTGGATCGGGCGGTAGATGCGTTGGTGGCCGCTGGGTGA
- a CDS encoding DUF983 domain-containing protein has translation MATHKKIDFSTTPFGLGIRGLCPHCRQGKIFAGYLALAKNCSHCGLDLSFADPADGPAFFTMSIVSFPLTGFAVWQELAFQAPYWVHLFTTLPVSMLSVMALLRPLKGWLVCAQYMNKAEQGRLDDDGDGQG, from the coding sequence ATGGCCACCCATAAGAAGATCGACTTTTCCACCACCCCGTTCGGGCTGGGCATCCGAGGGTTGTGCCCGCATTGCCGGCAGGGGAAAATCTTCGCGGGCTATCTGGCGCTGGCCAAGAATTGCTCACATTGCGGGTTGGACCTGTCCTTTGCCGATCCGGCGGACGGGCCGGCCTTTTTCACCATGTCCATTGTCAGCTTCCCGCTGACGGGATTTGCGGTGTGGCAGGAGCTGGCGTTCCAGGCGCCCTATTGGGTGCATCTGTTCACGACCTTGCCTGTGTCGATGCTGTCAGTGATGGCGTTGCTGCGGCCATTGAAGGGCTGGCTGGTCTGTGCCCAGTATATGAACAAGGCGGAGCAGGGGCGGCTGGATGACGATGGGGATGGACAGGGCTGA